ATTATTCATGTAAATCCAATGCAAGAATTCTTGCAAACAGAAGGCGATAGCATAAGTCAAGCCCCAATAGAGAGCATAGAATATTTACTCGACGAGCTTGATATTCCAATTATAGTAAAAGAAGTTGGACAAGGAATAGGTCCCGAAAGTTTAAGAGCTTTATTGCATCTTCCTCTTCAGGCAATCGAATTTGCTGCTTTTGGAGGAACTAATTTTGCAAAAATAGAATTATTGCGTAAACCTGATTCTCAGCCTCAACTATTCGATCCTTTAGCTAAAATTGGACATTCGGCTAATCAAATGATAATTTGGCTAAATGAAATTATTGCTAGCGATAATCAGGTAAAATGTAAGGAAATAATTGTTTCTGGAGGAATTCAAAATTTTCTGGATGGATATTATTTAATGGAAAAATCGAAGCTTCCGGCAATTTACGGACAAGCATCGGTCTTATTAAAATATGCAAAAGAATCTTATGAAGAATTAAGAACATATATCGAATCGCAAAGAAAAGGATTACTAGTCTCAAAAAA
This genomic interval from uncultured Marinifilum sp. contains the following:
- a CDS encoding isopentenyl-diphosphate delta-isomerase, which translates into the protein MTDRKKDHIELAFRSQMKNALADDRFYYEPMLNSHPNEEDTSFTFLGKNLQTPIWVSSMTGGTELAGKINRNLARACAEFGMGMGLGSCRSILDSDEHFSDFDVRSILGDDLPLYANLGICQIEELIRNKKISKIISLVGRLRADGLIIHVNPMQEFLQTEGDSISQAPIESIEYLLDELDIPIIVKEVGQGIGPESLRALLHLPLQAIEFAAFGGTNFAKIELLRKPDSQPQLFDPLAKIGHSANQMIIWLNEIIASDNQVKCKEIIVSGGIQNFLDGYYLMEKSKLPAIYGQASVLLKYAKESYEELRTYIESQRKGLLVSKKFLRIKR